One part of the Astatotilapia calliptera chromosome 9, fAstCal1.2, whole genome shotgun sequence genome encodes these proteins:
- the c9h18orf63 gene encoding uncharacterized protein C18orf63 homolog isoform X1 produces MVVCDWLFPCQSSVRLWARTRVKFAGVHRLSRKLTSHATVRVFSRSPPVCRMSSSHQSLYFLSLPDPKQLVCVTLTLQDEGEELRSKQIRTCRELVLLFSDLLAAPALDSFADITVVIAHHLTLTVLFLQTSFLQNGILQVFGHRHRLQLGSPQSVLPGDLQRCLSYSLISRLSPSWNKVGLFLVSGKDFLTESGRLNAVSVELSVTEAHMCFSIEASAVRLPLTTLGDFDLPPLVLQRLCSDPDFVVDLASTAGAVWCHVLPSMKKGQVIFISRQLPKHGPFRSYRDLQKHWNRMYGYRLPELAEDEVLYCSVYFRLLGEILFSYPLSCIRLQPVQRCPRVDLQGALGGFLSDVRHTLKTVCGFPAHLSRQPCYRAVRLSSAGSLQMLNGLEINLTTSCSIRPVLTQLPPPPPPPQPLQPSAWTPLSQQEGAQELLDKGRGFSGRLTQSQGCGGRDWPPSSSISSSHAAFSSSDSSDQESQPSCSSSSSTSCSSLPVFQPASSFISSHSSSSTPLSEAALNPSPKLVPVFKRPSHRVTISLLRPQNQKQLGGAVEGSARVTVPSYRKEIPATAPRLSSLSAAPPPVLPLPIIPHFSRSTAAAHPPPANIKRVSSLSPVTKFKPRIIIPPKPEIKTGSKTTLKVSSESDAVTGCRDETQTSSETSNNETSKRSTKRVSFDLKTKKSRAAVGDVDVENMVKTNQLSKLNSATLLLWLKARGVNVNAKHRKEELMMKVMSCLAEA; encoded by the exons ATGGTCGTCTGTGATTGGCTCTTCCCGTGCCAATCATCAGTGAGACTATGGGCGAGGACGAGGGTAAAGTTCGCCGGAGTTCATCGGCTGTCAAGGAAACTCACTTCTCACGCAACGGTTCGGGTCTTCTCACGTAGCCCAC CAGTGTGCAGGATGAGCAGCAGCCACCAGTCCCTGTATTTCCTCAGTCTTCCTGACCCAAAGCAGCTGGTCTGCGTCACCCTGACTCTGCAGGATGAGGGCGAGGAGCTGAGGAGCAAACAGATCAGGACCTGCAG GGAGCTGGTTCTGCTGTTCTCTGATCTTCTCGCTGCTCCTGCTCTGGACTCCTTTGCTGATATCACAGTGGTCATAGCT CACCACCTCACCCTCACTGTCCTGTTCCTGCAGACCTCGTTCTTACAGAACGGCATCCTCCAGGTGTTTGGACACAGACACCGTCTGCAG ctgggCTCTCCTCAGTCTGTGCTTCCAGGGGACCTCCAGCGTTGCCTGTCCTACTCTCTAATCAGCAGACTGTCCCCCAGCTGGAACAAAGTCGGTCTCTTCCTCGTCTCAG GAAAAGACTTCCTGACTGAGAGTGGGAGGCTCAACGCTGTCA gcgTGGAGCTGAGTGTCACTGAGGCCCACATGTGTTTCAGCATTGAGGCCAGCGCTGTCCGACTGCCCCTGACCACC ctggGGGACTTCGACCTGCCCCCGCTGGTGCTCCAGAGGTTATGCAGTGACCCTGACTTCGTCGTCGACCTGGCCTCCACCGCAGGAGCCGTGTGGTGTCACGTCCTGCCCAG CATGAAGAAAGGTCAGGTCATCTTCATCAGCCGCCAGCTGCCCAAGCATGGACCGTTCAGGAGCTACAGAGACCTGCAGAAGCACTGGAACCGcatg TATGGCTACAGACTGCCTGAGCTGGCAGAGGATGAGGTGCTGTACTGCAGCGTCTACTTCAGGCTGCTGGGAGAGATACTCTTCAG CTACCCTCTGAGCTGCATCCGCCTGCAGCCGGTGCAGCGTTGTCCTCGGGTCGACCTGCAGGGGGCGCTGGGCGGCTTCCTGTCTGACGTCAGGCACACACTGAAGACTGTGTGTGGCTTCCCtgcacatctgagcagacagcCCTGTTACCGTGCAGTCCGGCTGAGCAGCGCTGGATCTttacag atgtTGAATGGTTTGGAAATCAACCTGACCACCTCCTGCTCCATCAGGCCGGTCCTCACCCAGCTtcctccaccccctcctccacccCAGCCTCTGCAGCCTTCAGCCTGGACCCCTCTGTCCCAGCAGGAAGGAGCTCAGGAGCTTCTGGACAAAGGACGTGGCTTCAGCGGGAGACTGACACAAAGTCAGGGGTGTGGAGGCAGAGACTGGCCTCCgtcttcctccatctcctcctcacatgctgctttttcCTCTTCTGACTCCTCAGATCAAGAATCACAAccttcctgctcctcctcctcctccacctcctgctcTTCTCTCCCAGTCTTCCAGCCTGCTTCCTCCTTCATCTCttcccactcctcctcctcaactCCCTTGTCTGAAGCGGCATTGAACCCTTCTCCCAAACTTGTTCCAGTCTTTAAGCGTCCATCGCACCGCGTCACCATTTCCCTGCTGCGTCCCCAAAATCAGAAGCAGCTGGGTGGAGCTGTGGAAGGGTCAGCGAGGGTGACGGTGCCTTCCTATAGGAAGGAGATTCCCGCCACTGCTCCTCGCCTTTCTTCTTTATCAGCTGCTCCCCCCCCAGTTCTTCCTTTGCCCATCATCCCTCACTTCAGCCGCAGCACTGCGGCTGCTCACCCGCCTCCGGCTAACATCAAGCGCGTCTCCAGCCTCAGTCCTGTAACAAAGTTTAAACCGAGGATTATCATCCCTCCAAAGCCGGAGATCAAGACCGGCTCCAAAACCACCCTGAAGGTCAGCTCTGAAAGTGACGCTGTCACTGGCTGCAGAGATGAAACACAGACGTCCTCTGAAACCTCAAACAATGAAACCTCCAAACGCAGCACGAAG AGAGTTTCTTTTGACCTAAAGACGAAGAAATCCAGAGCCGCAGTTGGAGACGTGGACGTGGAGAATATGGTCAAAACCAATCAG TTGTCCAAGCTGAACTCTGCGACTCTGCTGCTGTGGCTGAAAGCTCGAGGCGTGAACGTCAACGCCAAACACAGGAAGGAGGAGCTGATGATGAAGGTCATGAGCTGCCTGGCTGAGGCCTGA
- the c9h18orf63 gene encoding uncharacterized protein C18orf63 homolog isoform X3: MVVCDWLFPCQSSVRLWARTRVKFAGVHRLSRKLTSHATVRVFSRSPPVCRMSSSHQSLYFLSLPDPKQLVCVTLTLQDEGEELRSKQIRTCRELVLLFSDLLAAPALDSFADITVVIATSFLQNGILQVFGHRHRLQLGSPQSVLPGDLQRCLSYSLISRLSPSWNKVGLFLVSGKDFLTESGRLNAVSVELSVTEAHMCFSIEASAVRLPLTTLGDFDLPPLVLQRLCSDPDFVVDLASTAGAVWCHVLPSMKKGQVIFISRQLPKHGPFRSYRDLQKHWNRMYGYRLPELAEDEVLYCSVYFRLLGEILFSYPLSCIRLQPVQRCPRVDLQGALGGFLSDVRHTLKTVCGFPAHLSRQPCYRAVRLSSAGSLQMLNGLEINLTTSCSIRPVLTQLPPPPPPPQPLQPSAWTPLSQQEGAQELLDKGRGFSGRLTQSQGCGGRDWPPSSSISSSHAAFSSSDSSDQESQPSCSSSSSTSCSSLPVFQPASSFISSHSSSSTPLSEAALNPSPKLVPVFKRPSHRVTISLLRPQNQKQLGGAVEGSARVTVPSYRKEIPATAPRLSSLSAAPPPVLPLPIIPHFSRSTAAAHPPPANIKRVSSLSPVTKFKPRIIIPPKPEIKTGSKTTLKVSSESDAVTGCRDETQTSSETSNNETSKRSTKRVSFDLKTKKSRAAVGDVDVENMVKTNQLSKLNSATLLLWLKARGVNVNAKHRKEELMMKVMSCLAEA, from the exons ATGGTCGTCTGTGATTGGCTCTTCCCGTGCCAATCATCAGTGAGACTATGGGCGAGGACGAGGGTAAAGTTCGCCGGAGTTCATCGGCTGTCAAGGAAACTCACTTCTCACGCAACGGTTCGGGTCTTCTCACGTAGCCCAC CAGTGTGCAGGATGAGCAGCAGCCACCAGTCCCTGTATTTCCTCAGTCTTCCTGACCCAAAGCAGCTGGTCTGCGTCACCCTGACTCTGCAGGATGAGGGCGAGGAGCTGAGGAGCAAACAGATCAGGACCTGCAG GGAGCTGGTTCTGCTGTTCTCTGATCTTCTCGCTGCTCCTGCTCTGGACTCCTTTGCTGATATCACAGTGGTCATAGCT ACCTCGTTCTTACAGAACGGCATCCTCCAGGTGTTTGGACACAGACACCGTCTGCAG ctgggCTCTCCTCAGTCTGTGCTTCCAGGGGACCTCCAGCGTTGCCTGTCCTACTCTCTAATCAGCAGACTGTCCCCCAGCTGGAACAAAGTCGGTCTCTTCCTCGTCTCAG GAAAAGACTTCCTGACTGAGAGTGGGAGGCTCAACGCTGTCA gcgTGGAGCTGAGTGTCACTGAGGCCCACATGTGTTTCAGCATTGAGGCCAGCGCTGTCCGACTGCCCCTGACCACC ctggGGGACTTCGACCTGCCCCCGCTGGTGCTCCAGAGGTTATGCAGTGACCCTGACTTCGTCGTCGACCTGGCCTCCACCGCAGGAGCCGTGTGGTGTCACGTCCTGCCCAG CATGAAGAAAGGTCAGGTCATCTTCATCAGCCGCCAGCTGCCCAAGCATGGACCGTTCAGGAGCTACAGAGACCTGCAGAAGCACTGGAACCGcatg TATGGCTACAGACTGCCTGAGCTGGCAGAGGATGAGGTGCTGTACTGCAGCGTCTACTTCAGGCTGCTGGGAGAGATACTCTTCAG CTACCCTCTGAGCTGCATCCGCCTGCAGCCGGTGCAGCGTTGTCCTCGGGTCGACCTGCAGGGGGCGCTGGGCGGCTTCCTGTCTGACGTCAGGCACACACTGAAGACTGTGTGTGGCTTCCCtgcacatctgagcagacagcCCTGTTACCGTGCAGTCCGGCTGAGCAGCGCTGGATCTttacag atgtTGAATGGTTTGGAAATCAACCTGACCACCTCCTGCTCCATCAGGCCGGTCCTCACCCAGCTtcctccaccccctcctccacccCAGCCTCTGCAGCCTTCAGCCTGGACCCCTCTGTCCCAGCAGGAAGGAGCTCAGGAGCTTCTGGACAAAGGACGTGGCTTCAGCGGGAGACTGACACAAAGTCAGGGGTGTGGAGGCAGAGACTGGCCTCCgtcttcctccatctcctcctcacatgctgctttttcCTCTTCTGACTCCTCAGATCAAGAATCACAAccttcctgctcctcctcctcctccacctcctgctcTTCTCTCCCAGTCTTCCAGCCTGCTTCCTCCTTCATCTCttcccactcctcctcctcaactCCCTTGTCTGAAGCGGCATTGAACCCTTCTCCCAAACTTGTTCCAGTCTTTAAGCGTCCATCGCACCGCGTCACCATTTCCCTGCTGCGTCCCCAAAATCAGAAGCAGCTGGGTGGAGCTGTGGAAGGGTCAGCGAGGGTGACGGTGCCTTCCTATAGGAAGGAGATTCCCGCCACTGCTCCTCGCCTTTCTTCTTTATCAGCTGCTCCCCCCCCAGTTCTTCCTTTGCCCATCATCCCTCACTTCAGCCGCAGCACTGCGGCTGCTCACCCGCCTCCGGCTAACATCAAGCGCGTCTCCAGCCTCAGTCCTGTAACAAAGTTTAAACCGAGGATTATCATCCCTCCAAAGCCGGAGATCAAGACCGGCTCCAAAACCACCCTGAAGGTCAGCTCTGAAAGTGACGCTGTCACTGGCTGCAGAGATGAAACACAGACGTCCTCTGAAACCTCAAACAATGAAACCTCCAAACGCAGCACGAAG AGAGTTTCTTTTGACCTAAAGACGAAGAAATCCAGAGCCGCAGTTGGAGACGTGGACGTGGAGAATATGGTCAAAACCAATCAG TTGTCCAAGCTGAACTCTGCGACTCTGCTGCTGTGGCTGAAAGCTCGAGGCGTGAACGTCAACGCCAAACACAGGAAGGAGGAGCTGATGATGAAGGTCATGAGCTGCCTGGCTGAGGCCTGA
- the c9h18orf63 gene encoding uncharacterized protein C18orf63 homolog isoform X2 produces MVVCDWLFPCQSSVRLWARTRVKFAGVHRLSRKLTSHATVRVFSRSPLCRMSSSHQSLYFLSLPDPKQLVCVTLTLQDEGEELRSKQIRTCRELVLLFSDLLAAPALDSFADITVVIAHHLTLTVLFLQTSFLQNGILQVFGHRHRLQLGSPQSVLPGDLQRCLSYSLISRLSPSWNKVGLFLVSGKDFLTESGRLNAVSVELSVTEAHMCFSIEASAVRLPLTTLGDFDLPPLVLQRLCSDPDFVVDLASTAGAVWCHVLPSMKKGQVIFISRQLPKHGPFRSYRDLQKHWNRMYGYRLPELAEDEVLYCSVYFRLLGEILFSYPLSCIRLQPVQRCPRVDLQGALGGFLSDVRHTLKTVCGFPAHLSRQPCYRAVRLSSAGSLQMLNGLEINLTTSCSIRPVLTQLPPPPPPPQPLQPSAWTPLSQQEGAQELLDKGRGFSGRLTQSQGCGGRDWPPSSSISSSHAAFSSSDSSDQESQPSCSSSSSTSCSSLPVFQPASSFISSHSSSSTPLSEAALNPSPKLVPVFKRPSHRVTISLLRPQNQKQLGGAVEGSARVTVPSYRKEIPATAPRLSSLSAAPPPVLPLPIIPHFSRSTAAAHPPPANIKRVSSLSPVTKFKPRIIIPPKPEIKTGSKTTLKVSSESDAVTGCRDETQTSSETSNNETSKRSTKRVSFDLKTKKSRAAVGDVDVENMVKTNQLSKLNSATLLLWLKARGVNVNAKHRKEELMMKVMSCLAEA; encoded by the exons ATGGTCGTCTGTGATTGGCTCTTCCCGTGCCAATCATCAGTGAGACTATGGGCGAGGACGAGGGTAAAGTTCGCCGGAGTTCATCGGCTGTCAAGGAAACTCACTTCTCACGCAACGGTTCGGGTCTTCTCACGTAGCCCAC TGTGCAGGATGAGCAGCAGCCACCAGTCCCTGTATTTCCTCAGTCTTCCTGACCCAAAGCAGCTGGTCTGCGTCACCCTGACTCTGCAGGATGAGGGCGAGGAGCTGAGGAGCAAACAGATCAGGACCTGCAG GGAGCTGGTTCTGCTGTTCTCTGATCTTCTCGCTGCTCCTGCTCTGGACTCCTTTGCTGATATCACAGTGGTCATAGCT CACCACCTCACCCTCACTGTCCTGTTCCTGCAGACCTCGTTCTTACAGAACGGCATCCTCCAGGTGTTTGGACACAGACACCGTCTGCAG ctgggCTCTCCTCAGTCTGTGCTTCCAGGGGACCTCCAGCGTTGCCTGTCCTACTCTCTAATCAGCAGACTGTCCCCCAGCTGGAACAAAGTCGGTCTCTTCCTCGTCTCAG GAAAAGACTTCCTGACTGAGAGTGGGAGGCTCAACGCTGTCA gcgTGGAGCTGAGTGTCACTGAGGCCCACATGTGTTTCAGCATTGAGGCCAGCGCTGTCCGACTGCCCCTGACCACC ctggGGGACTTCGACCTGCCCCCGCTGGTGCTCCAGAGGTTATGCAGTGACCCTGACTTCGTCGTCGACCTGGCCTCCACCGCAGGAGCCGTGTGGTGTCACGTCCTGCCCAG CATGAAGAAAGGTCAGGTCATCTTCATCAGCCGCCAGCTGCCCAAGCATGGACCGTTCAGGAGCTACAGAGACCTGCAGAAGCACTGGAACCGcatg TATGGCTACAGACTGCCTGAGCTGGCAGAGGATGAGGTGCTGTACTGCAGCGTCTACTTCAGGCTGCTGGGAGAGATACTCTTCAG CTACCCTCTGAGCTGCATCCGCCTGCAGCCGGTGCAGCGTTGTCCTCGGGTCGACCTGCAGGGGGCGCTGGGCGGCTTCCTGTCTGACGTCAGGCACACACTGAAGACTGTGTGTGGCTTCCCtgcacatctgagcagacagcCCTGTTACCGTGCAGTCCGGCTGAGCAGCGCTGGATCTttacag atgtTGAATGGTTTGGAAATCAACCTGACCACCTCCTGCTCCATCAGGCCGGTCCTCACCCAGCTtcctccaccccctcctccacccCAGCCTCTGCAGCCTTCAGCCTGGACCCCTCTGTCCCAGCAGGAAGGAGCTCAGGAGCTTCTGGACAAAGGACGTGGCTTCAGCGGGAGACTGACACAAAGTCAGGGGTGTGGAGGCAGAGACTGGCCTCCgtcttcctccatctcctcctcacatgctgctttttcCTCTTCTGACTCCTCAGATCAAGAATCACAAccttcctgctcctcctcctcctccacctcctgctcTTCTCTCCCAGTCTTCCAGCCTGCTTCCTCCTTCATCTCttcccactcctcctcctcaactCCCTTGTCTGAAGCGGCATTGAACCCTTCTCCCAAACTTGTTCCAGTCTTTAAGCGTCCATCGCACCGCGTCACCATTTCCCTGCTGCGTCCCCAAAATCAGAAGCAGCTGGGTGGAGCTGTGGAAGGGTCAGCGAGGGTGACGGTGCCTTCCTATAGGAAGGAGATTCCCGCCACTGCTCCTCGCCTTTCTTCTTTATCAGCTGCTCCCCCCCCAGTTCTTCCTTTGCCCATCATCCCTCACTTCAGCCGCAGCACTGCGGCTGCTCACCCGCCTCCGGCTAACATCAAGCGCGTCTCCAGCCTCAGTCCTGTAACAAAGTTTAAACCGAGGATTATCATCCCTCCAAAGCCGGAGATCAAGACCGGCTCCAAAACCACCCTGAAGGTCAGCTCTGAAAGTGACGCTGTCACTGGCTGCAGAGATGAAACACAGACGTCCTCTGAAACCTCAAACAATGAAACCTCCAAACGCAGCACGAAG AGAGTTTCTTTTGACCTAAAGACGAAGAAATCCAGAGCCGCAGTTGGAGACGTGGACGTGGAGAATATGGTCAAAACCAATCAG TTGTCCAAGCTGAACTCTGCGACTCTGCTGCTGTGGCTGAAAGCTCGAGGCGTGAACGTCAACGCCAAACACAGGAAGGAGGAGCTGATGATGAAGGTCATGAGCTGCCTGGCTGAGGCCTGA
- the c9h18orf63 gene encoding uncharacterized protein C18orf63 homolog isoform X4, with translation MGEDEGKVRRSSSAVKETHFSRNAVCRMSSSHQSLYFLSLPDPKQLVCVTLTLQDEGEELRSKQIRTCRELVLLFSDLLAAPALDSFADITVVIAHHLTLTVLFLQTSFLQNGILQVFGHRHRLQLGSPQSVLPGDLQRCLSYSLISRLSPSWNKVGLFLVSGKDFLTESGRLNAVSVELSVTEAHMCFSIEASAVRLPLTTLGDFDLPPLVLQRLCSDPDFVVDLASTAGAVWCHVLPSMKKGQVIFISRQLPKHGPFRSYRDLQKHWNRMYGYRLPELAEDEVLYCSVYFRLLGEILFSYPLSCIRLQPVQRCPRVDLQGALGGFLSDVRHTLKTVCGFPAHLSRQPCYRAVRLSSAGSLQMLNGLEINLTTSCSIRPVLTQLPPPPPPPQPLQPSAWTPLSQQEGAQELLDKGRGFSGRLTQSQGCGGRDWPPSSSISSSHAAFSSSDSSDQESQPSCSSSSSTSCSSLPVFQPASSFISSHSSSSTPLSEAALNPSPKLVPVFKRPSHRVTISLLRPQNQKQLGGAVEGSARVTVPSYRKEIPATAPRLSSLSAAPPPVLPLPIIPHFSRSTAAAHPPPANIKRVSSLSPVTKFKPRIIIPPKPEIKTGSKTTLKVSSESDAVTGCRDETQTSSETSNNETSKRSTKRVSFDLKTKKSRAAVGDVDVENMVKTNQLSKLNSATLLLWLKARGVNVNAKHRKEELMMKVMSCLAEA, from the exons ATGGGCGAGGACGAGGGTAAAGTTCGCCGGAGTTCATCGGCTGTCAAGGAAACTCACTTCTCACGCAACG CAGTGTGCAGGATGAGCAGCAGCCACCAGTCCCTGTATTTCCTCAGTCTTCCTGACCCAAAGCAGCTGGTCTGCGTCACCCTGACTCTGCAGGATGAGGGCGAGGAGCTGAGGAGCAAACAGATCAGGACCTGCAG GGAGCTGGTTCTGCTGTTCTCTGATCTTCTCGCTGCTCCTGCTCTGGACTCCTTTGCTGATATCACAGTGGTCATAGCT CACCACCTCACCCTCACTGTCCTGTTCCTGCAGACCTCGTTCTTACAGAACGGCATCCTCCAGGTGTTTGGACACAGACACCGTCTGCAG ctgggCTCTCCTCAGTCTGTGCTTCCAGGGGACCTCCAGCGTTGCCTGTCCTACTCTCTAATCAGCAGACTGTCCCCCAGCTGGAACAAAGTCGGTCTCTTCCTCGTCTCAG GAAAAGACTTCCTGACTGAGAGTGGGAGGCTCAACGCTGTCA gcgTGGAGCTGAGTGTCACTGAGGCCCACATGTGTTTCAGCATTGAGGCCAGCGCTGTCCGACTGCCCCTGACCACC ctggGGGACTTCGACCTGCCCCCGCTGGTGCTCCAGAGGTTATGCAGTGACCCTGACTTCGTCGTCGACCTGGCCTCCACCGCAGGAGCCGTGTGGTGTCACGTCCTGCCCAG CATGAAGAAAGGTCAGGTCATCTTCATCAGCCGCCAGCTGCCCAAGCATGGACCGTTCAGGAGCTACAGAGACCTGCAGAAGCACTGGAACCGcatg TATGGCTACAGACTGCCTGAGCTGGCAGAGGATGAGGTGCTGTACTGCAGCGTCTACTTCAGGCTGCTGGGAGAGATACTCTTCAG CTACCCTCTGAGCTGCATCCGCCTGCAGCCGGTGCAGCGTTGTCCTCGGGTCGACCTGCAGGGGGCGCTGGGCGGCTTCCTGTCTGACGTCAGGCACACACTGAAGACTGTGTGTGGCTTCCCtgcacatctgagcagacagcCCTGTTACCGTGCAGTCCGGCTGAGCAGCGCTGGATCTttacag atgtTGAATGGTTTGGAAATCAACCTGACCACCTCCTGCTCCATCAGGCCGGTCCTCACCCAGCTtcctccaccccctcctccacccCAGCCTCTGCAGCCTTCAGCCTGGACCCCTCTGTCCCAGCAGGAAGGAGCTCAGGAGCTTCTGGACAAAGGACGTGGCTTCAGCGGGAGACTGACACAAAGTCAGGGGTGTGGAGGCAGAGACTGGCCTCCgtcttcctccatctcctcctcacatgctgctttttcCTCTTCTGACTCCTCAGATCAAGAATCACAAccttcctgctcctcctcctcctccacctcctgctcTTCTCTCCCAGTCTTCCAGCCTGCTTCCTCCTTCATCTCttcccactcctcctcctcaactCCCTTGTCTGAAGCGGCATTGAACCCTTCTCCCAAACTTGTTCCAGTCTTTAAGCGTCCATCGCACCGCGTCACCATTTCCCTGCTGCGTCCCCAAAATCAGAAGCAGCTGGGTGGAGCTGTGGAAGGGTCAGCGAGGGTGACGGTGCCTTCCTATAGGAAGGAGATTCCCGCCACTGCTCCTCGCCTTTCTTCTTTATCAGCTGCTCCCCCCCCAGTTCTTCCTTTGCCCATCATCCCTCACTTCAGCCGCAGCACTGCGGCTGCTCACCCGCCTCCGGCTAACATCAAGCGCGTCTCCAGCCTCAGTCCTGTAACAAAGTTTAAACCGAGGATTATCATCCCTCCAAAGCCGGAGATCAAGACCGGCTCCAAAACCACCCTGAAGGTCAGCTCTGAAAGTGACGCTGTCACTGGCTGCAGAGATGAAACACAGACGTCCTCTGAAACCTCAAACAATGAAACCTCCAAACGCAGCACGAAG AGAGTTTCTTTTGACCTAAAGACGAAGAAATCCAGAGCCGCAGTTGGAGACGTGGACGTGGAGAATATGGTCAAAACCAATCAG TTGTCCAAGCTGAACTCTGCGACTCTGCTGCTGTGGCTGAAAGCTCGAGGCGTGAACGTCAACGCCAAACACAGGAAGGAGGAGCTGATGATGAAGGTCATGAGCTGCCTGGCTGAGGCCTGA